Proteins encoded by one window of Acetivibrio thermocellus ATCC 27405:
- a CDS encoding 4Fe-4S dicluster domain-containing protein encodes MKRVYVNEKWCLACHLCEYYCAFANSNEKDMVKALKDIVINPRIRVEQKDNISFAVSCRHCEEPLCVKGCITGALSVKDGVISVDQNKCVGCFTCILCCPYGAVSPGEKSVIQKCELCTNNIHGTPQCVKGCPNNAIVFEER; translated from the coding sequence TTGAAGAGGGTGTATGTAAACGAGAAATGGTGCCTGGCGTGTCATTTATGTGAATATTACTGTGCTTTTGCCAATTCCAATGAAAAGGACATGGTCAAAGCTTTAAAAGACATAGTAATAAATCCAAGAATCCGGGTGGAACAAAAGGATAATATAAGCTTTGCCGTGTCCTGCAGGCATTGTGAAGAGCCTTTGTGTGTGAAGGGCTGCATTACAGGGGCGCTTTCAGTTAAAGACGGAGTGATATCCGTTGACCAAAACAAATGTGTCGGATGCTTTACCTGTATTTTATGCTGTCCTTACGGGGCAGTAAGCCCGGGTGAAAAATCAGTCATTCAAAAATGCGAGCTGTGCACCAATAACATACATGGAACTCCCCAGTGCGTGAAAGGTTGTCCGAACAACGCCATTGTTTTTGAAGAGAGGTGA
- a CDS encoding IS30-like element ISCth3 family transposase: MAVQYKSTTTEHKFKHLSVYERGQIAALLKEGKSQRYIANKLGRSPSTISREIKRGTTMQMRTDLSTYKVYFPETGQAVYEKNRMNCGAKRKLAQVEDFLKFAEDKILREKWSPDAVVGLCRRDPKWQNSTIVCTKTLYNYIDLGLIKVRNIDLNLKLRLKSKIKRIRQNKRVVGKSIDQRPEEVQSRQTFGHWEIDTVTGKKSNDSVILTLTERKTRYELLFLLDAKDSNTVNEALSELKNCYGKDVSNVFRTITADNGSEFSRLSEMLQGLGIEAYFTHPYSSWERGTNERHNGLIRRFIPKGKAIKDFSEETIKRIQQWLNSLPRRILGYKTPEECFNEEIHNLVNKNISAIA, encoded by the coding sequence ATGGCTGTACAATATAAGTCTACCACAACTGAGCATAAGTTTAAACACTTAAGTGTTTATGAAAGAGGGCAGATTGCAGCTCTTTTAAAAGAAGGAAAGAGTCAACGTTATATTGCTAATAAACTAGGTCGCTCGCCAAGTACAATTAGCCGTGAAATTAAAAGAGGGACAACAATGCAGATGAGAACTGATTTATCGACATACAAAGTATATTTTCCTGAAACAGGGCAGGCAGTTTATGAGAAAAATCGTATGAATTGCGGAGCAAAGCGTAAATTGGCTCAAGTTGAAGATTTTCTTAAGTTTGCAGAAGATAAGATACTACGCGAAAAATGGTCTCCAGATGCAGTTGTTGGTTTATGTAGGAGAGACCCCAAGTGGCAAAATTCTACTATTGTATGTACCAAAACACTGTATAATTATATAGACCTGGGACTCATAAAAGTACGAAATATAGATTTAAATCTTAAACTACGTTTAAAATCTAAAATAAAAAGGATACGTCAAAACAAACGGGTTGTAGGGAAAAGCATTGATCAAAGGCCGGAAGAAGTACAATCACGTCAAACCTTTGGGCATTGGGAAATTGATACGGTAACAGGCAAAAAGTCTAACGATTCAGTAATTTTAACCTTAACTGAACGAAAAACCCGCTACGAGTTATTGTTTCTTTTGGACGCAAAAGACAGTAATACTGTTAACGAGGCACTTTCAGAACTTAAGAATTGTTATGGTAAGGATGTTTCAAATGTATTTCGCACTATAACGGCAGACAATGGTTCTGAATTTAGTAGACTATCCGAAATGTTACAAGGGCTAGGAATTGAAGCTTATTTCACTCATCCTTATTCCTCATGGGAGAGAGGAACTAATGAACGTCATAATGGACTTATTAGGCGTTTTATTCCTAAAGGAAAGGCTATAAAAGATTTTTCTGAAGAAACGATAAAACGGATACAACAATGGTTAAACAGCCTTCCACGAAGGATATTAGGTTACAAAACACCTGAAGAATGTTTTAATGAAGAGATACATAACCTGGTAAACAAAAATATATCAGCAATAGCCTGA
- a CDS encoding glutamine synthetase III family protein, translating into MQDIPNVFGSMVFNDKVMKQRLPKDVYKALKRTMDEQKHLNLDVANVVATAMKEWAIEKGATHFTHWFQPLTGVTAEKHHSFISPVGDGNVIMEFSGKELVRGEPDASSFPSGGIRSTFEARGYTAWDPTSYAFIKDNTLCIPTAFCSYSGEALDKKTPLLRSMEAIDKQAKRILKIFGNDNVKRVAATVGPEQEFFLIDKELYQKRPDLIYCGRTLFGARPPKGQELEDHYFASIKPRVSAFMKELDEELWKLGVLAKTKHNEVAPAQHEVAPIFTTVNIAADHNQLIMELMKTIANKHDLVCLLHEKPFAGVNGSGKHNNWSISTDTGINLLEPGETPYDNAQFLVFLCAVIKAVDEYQDLLRISIASAGNDHRLGANEAPPAIISVFLGEELTAILEAIENGTGYNKKEKVQMEIGASVLPHFPKDNTDRNRTSPFAFTGNKFEFRMLGSSASISDANTVLNTIVAEALCQFADRLENAGDFRAELNALIKETIKKHRRIIFNGNNYSEEWVKESEKRGLLNLKSVVEAAPYLISEKNIKLFTKHNIFSESEIHSRYNIMLEEYIKVLHIEALTILDMTKRGIIPAVVEYLKDLTEVVKNKKAISSEFNCKLEESLINTISDLAACLYKNVEKLDNSILEAKNQDGLLNTAKYYREVVFINMQELRSVIDNLETKIGKKYWPFPTYGELLYSVY; encoded by the coding sequence ATGCAAGATATCCCCAATGTATTCGGAAGTATGGTTTTTAACGATAAAGTCATGAAACAGAGACTACCTAAAGATGTATATAAAGCTCTAAAAAGAACAATGGACGAGCAGAAACACTTAAATCTGGATGTTGCCAACGTCGTTGCAACAGCCATGAAAGAATGGGCCATAGAAAAAGGAGCAACCCATTTTACCCATTGGTTCCAGCCCCTTACCGGAGTAACAGCAGAAAAGCATCACAGCTTTATATCTCCGGTCGGTGACGGAAACGTAATCATGGAATTCTCAGGAAAAGAACTCGTCCGCGGAGAGCCTGATGCTTCAAGCTTTCCCAGCGGAGGAATCAGATCTACCTTTGAAGCCAGAGGTTATACTGCGTGGGACCCTACTTCCTATGCATTTATTAAAGACAACACCCTGTGCATTCCGACAGCATTCTGCTCATACAGCGGAGAAGCACTTGACAAAAAGACCCCGCTTCTTCGTTCCATGGAAGCAATAGACAAACAAGCCAAGAGAATTTTAAAGATTTTCGGAAATGATAATGTAAAAAGGGTTGCTGCAACTGTAGGTCCCGAGCAGGAATTTTTCCTGATAGACAAGGAATTATACCAAAAACGTCCGGATTTGATATACTGCGGAAGAACACTGTTCGGTGCAAGGCCTCCAAAAGGCCAGGAGTTGGAAGACCACTACTTTGCATCAATAAAGCCAAGAGTTTCCGCCTTTATGAAAGAGCTGGACGAAGAACTCTGGAAGCTTGGTGTTTTGGCAAAAACAAAACACAATGAAGTTGCTCCCGCCCAGCATGAAGTGGCTCCGATATTTACAACGGTTAATATTGCCGCTGACCACAACCAATTGATTATGGAACTTATGAAAACCATCGCAAACAAACATGACCTTGTTTGCCTGCTGCACGAAAAGCCTTTTGCAGGAGTCAACGGCAGCGGTAAACACAACAACTGGTCTATCTCGACAGATACCGGCATAAATCTTTTGGAACCCGGTGAAACTCCTTATGACAATGCACAGTTCTTAGTGTTTTTGTGTGCTGTCATAAAAGCAGTGGATGAATATCAGGACTTGCTCAGAATATCCATTGCAAGTGCCGGAAACGACCACAGACTTGGAGCAAACGAAGCACCTCCTGCAATAATTTCCGTATTCCTTGGAGAAGAGCTTACAGCCATTCTCGAAGCCATTGAGAACGGTACAGGTTATAATAAAAAAGAAAAAGTTCAGATGGAAATCGGTGCAAGCGTACTTCCTCACTTCCCCAAGGACAACACTGACAGAAACAGAACTTCCCCCTTTGCCTTTACCGGCAATAAATTTGAGTTCAGAATGTTGGGTTCCAGCGCATCTATATCCGATGCAAACACTGTCCTGAATACTATTGTTGCCGAAGCTCTGTGCCAGTTTGCCGACAGACTTGAAAACGCCGGTGACTTCAGAGCAGAATTGAACGCATTGATTAAAGAAACGATTAAGAAGCACAGGAGAATTATATTTAACGGCAACAACTACTCTGAGGAGTGGGTAAAAGAATCTGAAAAAAGAGGGCTTTTAAATCTTAAATCAGTTGTTGAAGCCGCGCCGTATTTAATATCTGAAAAAAATATAAAACTGTTTACAAAACACAACATCTTTTCAGAGTCTGAGATTCATTCAAGATATAATATAATGCTTGAAGAATATATCAAAGTACTGCACATTGAAGCCCTCACGATACTCGACATGACGAAAAGAGGTATTATACCTGCGGTTGTTGAGTACCTTAAAGATTTGACGGAGGTTGTCAAAAACAAAAAGGCCATAAGCAGTGAATTCAACTGCAAACTCGAGGAAAGTTTGATTAATACTATATCTGATTTAGCCGCTTGTCTTTATAAAAACGTTGAGAAATTGGATAACTCCATTCTCGAGGCTAAAAATCAGGATGGTCTTTTAAATACGGCAAAATATTATAGAGAAGTAGTTTTCATTAATATGCAGGAATTAAGAAGCGTAATTGACAATCTTGAGACAAAAATCGGCAAAAAATACTGGCCGTTCCCCACTTACGGAGAGCTTCTCTACAGTGTTTATTAA
- a CDS encoding RNA polymerase sigma factor yields the protein MLLEKAGSLKEILLFVDELKKDQKEIFILKYGKGFTFKTIAEITGISEIEKSNAELKKSGWIEIPEIKSKEIVYVNKKGRTITHMRNKIRRYYYAS from the coding sequence TTGTTACTGGAAAAGGCTGGAAGCCTAAAAGAAATTCTGCTGTTTGTGGATGAACTAAAAAAAGATCAAAAGGAGATTTTTATTTTAAAATACGGCAAAGGGTTTACGTTTAAAACAATTGCTGAAATTACCGGAATATCTGAAATTGAAAAGAGCAATGCGGAATTGAAGAAAAGCGGATGGATTGAAATACCGGAGATAAAATCCAAAGAAATAGTATACGTAAATAAAAAGGGGAGAACTATTACCCATATGAGAAATAAAATACGACGGTATTACTATGCAAGTTGA
- a CDS encoding serpin family protein — protein sequence MLPGFALLSSFLLVGNSFAANWYTYYELYPDPVVTDTSAVIRFKLTTEKIDDYITMPGYIYEFRYWKVDEPSKVKSVSIGLYVNEVQTVELTDLEPNTEYECKVWGQIYTSNKEGTPKTITFKTLPKKGDLNGDAKINSTDLNMMKRYLLQMIDRFGVDDESCADLNGDGKITSSDYNLLKRYILHLIDKFPIGNDETDEGINDGFNDETDEDINDSFIEANSKFAFDIFKQISKDEQGKNVFISPFGISMALSMVYQGAESDTREEMAKVLGYEGLDIEEVNKSYKLLLKYFNELIGNVKLKNSNSIWKNSLKGDVIKEDFISVNKDVFNALVETRDFSDESVVDKINNWISDATEGKVKKALNAVNPDELLYIISALYFNGAWKEEFEFDINDTTMSTFKSEDGSTDYVMMMRKSYNNWVGVMEFGKGDGYSAIRLPYGNGEMAMYCILPDEDISINDFIQNLDVSLWNEIKNSIRKTLQGLICLPRFKIEYFKDGNGSIKESLKALGLEKVFSLAEADLTGMSETNAYVSDVLHKAVVEVNEKGTEASSSVVVIPVPGFGTRSEFIADRPFVFIIADEKYDTILFMGKLAKGELIN from the coding sequence TTGCTTCCTGGTTTTGCATTGCTGTCTTCTTTTTTGCTTGTCGGCAACTCATTTGCCGCAAATTGGTACACTTATTACGAGTTATATCCTGATCCGGTTGTGACGGATACCAGTGCTGTCATTAGATTTAAGCTTACCACGGAAAAAATTGACGATTATATAACAATGCCGGGATATATTTATGAGTTTAGGTATTGGAAGGTTGATGAACCTTCAAAAGTCAAGAGTGTAAGTATAGGATTGTATGTTAATGAAGTTCAAACAGTAGAGCTCACTGATTTGGAGCCGAACACAGAGTATGAATGTAAGGTTTGGGGACAAATTTATACTTCGAATAAAGAAGGTACTCCTAAAACTATCACATTTAAGACCCTTCCTAAAAAAGGTGACCTGAACGGAGACGCAAAAATAAACAGCACAGACCTTAACATGATGAAACGTTATCTGCTTCAAATGATAGATAGATTTGGTGTAGATGACGAGTCTTGTGCAGATTTGAATGGCGATGGAAAAATAACCAGCTCAGACTATAACTTGTTAAAAAGATATATTCTTCATTTGATAGACAAATTTCCAATAGGAAATGATGAAACAGATGAAGGTATAAATGATGGCTTTAATGATGAAACAGATGAAGATATAAATGATAGCTTTATTGAAGCAAACAGCAAATTTGCATTTGATATTTTCAAACAGATAAGTAAAGACGAGCAGGGTAAAAATGTGTTCATTTCACCTTTCGGAATTTCAATGGCGTTGTCTATGGTTTATCAGGGAGCGGAATCTGATACCAGGGAAGAAATGGCAAAGGTTTTGGGCTATGAAGGACTTGATATTGAAGAGGTTAACAAGAGTTATAAGTTATTATTGAAATATTTCAATGAACTTATTGGGAATGTTAAGCTTAAAAACAGCAATTCAATTTGGAAAAATTCTTTAAAGGGCGATGTTATTAAAGAAGATTTTATATCCGTTAATAAGGATGTTTTTAATGCATTGGTTGAGACAAGGGATTTTTCCGATGAAAGTGTTGTAGATAAAATAAACAACTGGATTTCTGATGCCACAGAAGGGAAAGTAAAGAAAGCGCTCAATGCTGTTAATCCGGATGAATTATTATACATTATATCTGCATTATATTTTAATGGAGCGTGGAAAGAAGAGTTTGAGTTTGATATTAACGACACAACCATGAGTACTTTTAAATCCGAAGACGGAAGCACTGACTATGTTATGATGATGAGAAAAAGCTATAATAATTGGGTGGGAGTGATGGAATTTGGTAAGGGTGATGGATACAGCGCCATCAGATTGCCCTATGGTAATGGTGAAATGGCTATGTACTGTATTCTTCCTGACGAAGATATATCAATAAATGATTTTATTCAGAATCTGGATGTATCTCTGTGGAATGAAATTAAAAACAGCATAAGGAAAACACTACAGGGATTGATTTGTTTACCTCGTTTTAAAATTGAATATTTCAAGGATGGAAACGGCAGCATAAAGGAAAGCTTGAAAGCTTTGGGTTTGGAGAAGGTATTCAGCCTGGCTGAAGCTGACTTGACCGGTATGTCTGAAACTAATGCTTATGTTTCTGATGTTTTGCATAAGGCGGTAGTGGAAGTAAATGAAAAGGGAACAGAGGCATCCTCCTCAGTAGTTGTAATACCGGTTCCGGGTTTTGGAACGAGATCGGAGTTTATTGCAGACAGGCCATTTGTATTCATAATTGCGGATGAAAAATATGATACCATACTCTTTATGGGTAAATTAGCAAAAGGTGAGTTGATTAATTAA
- a CDS encoding class II glutamine amidotransferase yields the protein MLKEGQIRIPSGCAISGIFSKSGKRISGEAIIKSIATMRDRSNGLGGGFAGYGIYPEYKDFYAFHIFYDGDVAKEECEKFLERHFDIINLSKIPTKKTKGITDAPLIWRYFVTPLPTKLDESQLDEREYTARCVMKINKKIDGAYVFSSGKNMGVFKAVGFPEDVGEFYKLYDYAGYCWTAHGRYPTNTPGWWGGAHPFALLDYSVVHNGEISSYDANRRTIEMYGYKCTLLTDTEVITYIIDYLNRKVGLTLEEIAGVVAAPFWQVIDNMPEEQKEKYTYLRNVFSSMLITGPFSILAGFEGGIMALNDRLKLRSMVVGEKDDMFYAASEECAIRVLEENLDRVWAPKGGEPVIATLNRGVL from the coding sequence ATGTTGAAAGAAGGTCAAATAAGGATACCGTCGGGTTGCGCCATATCGGGTATATTTTCAAAGTCCGGAAAAAGGATAAGCGGAGAGGCAATCATCAAATCCATTGCAACAATGCGTGATCGCTCAAACGGCTTGGGCGGAGGATTTGCAGGTTATGGAATCTATCCTGAATACAAAGATTTCTATGCTTTCCATATATTTTATGACGGTGATGTGGCTAAAGAAGAGTGTGAAAAGTTTTTGGAACGTCATTTCGATATCATAAATCTTTCCAAAATACCAACGAAAAAGACCAAGGGAATAACAGATGCTCCATTGATTTGGAGATATTTTGTCACTCCTTTACCGACAAAACTCGATGAAAGCCAGCTTGACGAAAGAGAGTATACAGCAAGATGTGTAATGAAGATAAACAAAAAGATAGACGGAGCGTATGTGTTTTCCAGCGGCAAAAACATGGGCGTATTCAAGGCGGTAGGTTTTCCGGAGGATGTCGGAGAGTTTTACAAGCTTTATGATTACGCAGGTTATTGCTGGACCGCTCACGGAAGATATCCAACCAACACTCCCGGATGGTGGGGCGGTGCCCATCCTTTTGCACTTTTGGATTATTCGGTGGTTCACAACGGTGAAATATCTTCTTATGATGCCAACAGAAGAACTATTGAAATGTATGGTTACAAGTGCACGTTGCTGACAGATACGGAAGTAATTACTTATATTATCGACTATTTAAACCGCAAAGTAGGTTTAACTCTTGAAGAGATAGCAGGAGTTGTTGCAGCACCTTTCTGGCAGGTTATTGACAACATGCCCGAAGAACAAAAGGAAAAATACACTTATCTTAGAAACGTTTTTTCATCAATGCTGATAACGGGGCCTTTTTCCATCCTGGCGGGTTTTGAGGGAGGAATTATGGCTCTTAATGACAGGTTGAAGCTTCGCTCCATGGTTGTCGGAGAAAAAGACGACATGTTTTATGCGGCCAGCGAAGAATGTGCAATTCGCGTTTTGGAAGAAAATTTGGACAGGGTATGGGCTCCGAAAGGCGGAGAACCGGTTATCGCTACATTGAATAGAGGTGTTTTATAA
- a CDS encoding glutamate synthase-related protein produces the protein MGINFLYPEYEVVRNMDRCINCRVCERQCANEVHSYDQEKKIMCSDDSKCVNCHRCVALCPTRALKIVKTDHTFKENANWRGSIINEIYKQAESGAVLLSSMGNPNEYPVYFDKILLNASQVTNPSIDPLREPMETKVFLGSKPRSIQRDENGKLVNNLSCGIELSVPIMFSAMSYGSISYNAHESLARAAKEAGILYNTGEGGLHRDLYQYGSNTIVQVASGRFGVHKDYLEAGAAIEIKMGQGAKPGIGGHLPGTKIVGDISRTRMVPEGSDAISPAPHHDIYSIEDLRQLVYSLKEATNYTKPVIVKIAAVHNVAAIASGIARSGADIIAIDGFRGGTGAAPTRIRDNVGIPIELALASVDQRLREEGIRDNVSIVVGGSIRNSSDVVKAVALGADCVYIGTAALIALGCHLCRSCHTGKCNWGIATQEPELVKRLNPDMGYKRLVNLVNAWKHEIKEMMGGMGINSIESLRGNRLMLRGVGLNEKELQILGIKHAGE, from the coding sequence ATGGGAATCAATTTTTTGTATCCGGAATATGAAGTTGTAAGAAATATGGACAGATGCATTAACTGCAGGGTTTGCGAAAGACAGTGCGCCAATGAGGTTCACAGCTACGACCAGGAGAAAAAAATAATGTGCAGTGATGATTCCAAATGCGTCAACTGCCATAGATGTGTGGCTCTTTGTCCTACAAGGGCTCTCAAGATAGTAAAAACGGATCATACGTTTAAAGAAAATGCTAACTGGAGAGGTTCAATAATTAATGAAATATACAAGCAGGCTGAAAGCGGCGCTGTACTTTTGTCCAGCATGGGAAATCCCAATGAGTATCCTGTGTATTTTGACAAAATTCTGTTAAATGCCTCCCAGGTTACAAATCCTTCTATCGACCCGTTGAGAGAGCCTATGGAAACAAAAGTGTTTTTGGGCAGCAAACCGAGGAGTATACAAAGAGATGAAAACGGAAAGCTTGTTAACAATTTGTCCTGCGGTATTGAACTTTCCGTACCCATTATGTTCTCGGCCATGAGTTATGGCTCCATCAGCTACAATGCCCATGAATCTTTGGCAAGAGCGGCAAAAGAAGCGGGAATCCTGTACAACACGGGAGAAGGTGGACTTCACAGAGACTTATATCAATACGGTAGCAATACTATTGTACAAGTGGCTTCAGGAAGATTTGGAGTGCATAAAGACTATCTTGAAGCGGGAGCTGCTATAGAAATAAAAATGGGTCAGGGTGCAAAGCCCGGAATAGGAGGACATCTTCCGGGAACAAAGATAGTAGGGGACATATCCAGAACCAGAATGGTTCCTGAAGGTTCGGACGCCATTTCTCCGGCCCCGCACCATGATATTTATTCGATTGAGGACTTAAGGCAGCTGGTTTATTCGCTCAAGGAAGCAACAAATTACACAAAACCCGTTATAGTCAAAATAGCGGCCGTCCACAATGTGGCAGCCATTGCCAGCGGAATTGCAAGAAGCGGAGCGGACATTATCGCCATCGACGGATTCCGCGGAGGTACCGGAGCTGCTCCCACAAGAATCAGAGACAATGTGGGAATTCCTATTGAACTTGCTCTGGCAAGTGTTGACCAAAGACTTAGAGAAGAAGGTATAAGAGACAATGTATCCATTGTTGTGGGCGGAAGTATCAGAAACAGCAGTGATGTTGTAAAAGCAGTTGCATTGGGAGCCGACTGTGTTTATATCGGAACGGCTGCGTTGATTGCTTTAGGGTGCCATCTTTGCAGAAGCTGTCATACAGGAAAGTGCAACTGGGGTATTGCAACCCAGGAGCCTGAGTTGGTAAAGCGCCTTAACCCCGACATGGGCTATAAGAGACTGGTTAATCTTGTGAATGCCTGGAAGCATGAAATAAAAGAAATGATGGGCGGAATGGGAATTAATTCTATAGAAAGCCTTAGAGGAAACAGGCTGATGCTAAGAGGAGTAGGACTTAATGAAAAAGAGCTTCAAATATTAGGAATTAAACATGCGGGGGAATAG
- a CDS encoding cation:proton antiporter, whose amino-acid sequence MAASLAIILLLGLPAKRIFEKLRLPGLLGMLILGILIGPHVLNLLQTDMLQISSDLRSIALIIILLRAGLGLNKDELKSIGIPALKMSCIPGLFEGLFIALASVYFLDFTFVQGGMLGFIIAAVSPAVVVPFMLKLNENKIGTKKGVPTLILAGASIDDVFAITVFSAFLGLYYGSEINIGIQLLNIPISILLGILSGILVGFLLINIFKKYNIPDTKKVLLILGFSILLNQLESVLKTKLRIASLLGVMAIGFILTEYLPDTGKKLSDKFNKVWVFAEILLFVLVGAEVNVNVALKAGGIGIILILTGLIGRSVGVAISLLGTDFNWKERVFCIIAYIPKATVQAAMGAVPLSLGVESGDIILAIAVLAILITAPLGAIGIHYSAEKLLIEKQ is encoded by the coding sequence ATGGCTGCGAGTTTAGCAATTATTTTATTATTGGGATTACCGGCAAAACGAATATTTGAAAAATTAAGATTACCTGGTTTGTTGGGAATGTTGATATTAGGCATTCTTATAGGACCTCATGTTCTTAATCTGCTTCAAACGGATATGCTTCAAATATCTTCTGATTTAAGAAGTATTGCATTAATAATTATTTTATTAAGAGCAGGACTCGGACTTAACAAGGATGAATTGAAAAGTATTGGAATCCCTGCATTAAAGATGAGCTGTATTCCTGGATTATTTGAAGGTTTATTTATTGCACTGGCTTCTGTATATTTTCTTGATTTTACATTTGTTCAGGGAGGAATGTTAGGGTTTATTATTGCTGCTGTTTCTCCTGCTGTTGTAGTTCCTTTTATGCTTAAGTTAAATGAAAATAAAATTGGTACAAAAAAAGGAGTACCAACTTTGATATTGGCAGGTGCATCTATTGATGATGTCTTTGCCATTACGGTTTTTAGCGCCTTTTTGGGTTTATATTATGGTTCTGAAATAAATATAGGCATTCAATTATTAAATATTCCAATCTCGATTTTATTGGGAATTTTGTCTGGAATTCTTGTAGGGTTTTTACTGATAAATATTTTTAAAAAATATAATATCCCGGATACAAAAAAGGTGTTATTAATACTTGGATTTTCAATATTACTCAATCAGTTGGAAAGTGTATTGAAAACTAAATTACGGATAGCATCCCTGCTTGGAGTTATGGCTATTGGCTTTATATTGACTGAATATCTTCCTGATACAGGCAAAAAACTTTCTGATAAATTTAATAAGGTGTGGGTATTTGCAGAAATATTGCTGTTTGTATTAGTAGGAGCAGAGGTAAATGTAAATGTGGCATTAAAAGCAGGTGGAATAGGAATTATATTGATATTGACAGGTTTAATTGGGAGAAGCGTAGGTGTTGCTATTTCTTTACTAGGCACAGATTTTAATTGGAAAGAAAGGGTGTTTTGTATTATTGCTTATATCCCAAAGGCAACAGTGCAGGCTGCAATGGGTGCAGTGCCGCTGTCATTGGGAGTGGAATCAGGAGACATAATCTTGGCGATTGCAGTATTAGCCATATTAATTACTGCACCGTTAGGAGCAATCGGGATTCATTATTCGGCAGAAAAGTTACTAATAGAGAAACAATAG
- a CDS encoding NAD(P)/FAD-dependent oxidoreductase gives MKYVIIGNSIAAVGAVEGIRKIDTEGEITIIGKEPYHVYSRPLISYLLYGKTDEERMKYRGSSFYDTMNCKVILGREAVKINDAKKEVVLDNGEVINYDKLLVATGSLPFVPPMKGLEGVEKRFSFLSLDDAKKLESAISPSSKVLIIGAGLIGLKCAEGISKKVESITVVDLADRILSSILDKDGAEIVKSHIEKENIKFVLNAKVEEFINSNEALLDSGEKVEFDVLVVAVGVIPNTGLIKDINGKVNRGIVVDEFCQTSIPDIYAAGDCCESFDITSEQNRVLALLPNAYMQGECAGINMAGGKKEFGKAIPMNAISFFGLHIITAGSYVGEVFSKINGDNYKKLFVKDGLLKGYIMIGDVDKAGIYTSLIREKTPLSEIDFELIFERPGLMAFTRKERQRMLGGVVR, from the coding sequence ATGAAATATGTTATAATAGGAAATTCCATTGCCGCCGTGGGAGCTGTGGAAGGAATAAGAAAAATTGATACTGAAGGCGAAATAACGATAATTGGCAAAGAGCCTTACCATGTATATTCAAGACCTCTTATATCGTATTTGCTGTATGGCAAAACCGATGAGGAAAGAATGAAATACCGCGGTAGTAGCTTTTATGACACTATGAACTGCAAGGTAATTTTGGGAAGGGAAGCCGTAAAGATAAATGATGCCAAAAAAGAAGTTGTACTCGATAACGGGGAAGTCATAAATTACGACAAATTGCTTGTGGCCACCGGTTCGCTTCCTTTTGTTCCACCTATGAAAGGTTTGGAAGGGGTTGAAAAACGATTTTCATTCTTGTCTTTGGATGATGCCAAAAAACTTGAAAGCGCAATTTCTCCATCAAGCAAAGTTTTGATAATCGGGGCGGGGCTTATCGGATTAAAATGTGCCGAGGGTATTTCAAAGAAAGTGGAAAGCATTACGGTAGTGGATTTGGCCGACAGAATTCTGTCAAGCATATTGGACAAAGACGGAGCCGAAATAGTCAAATCCCACATAGAAAAAGAAAATATAAAATTTGTTTTAAATGCAAAAGTTGAGGAATTTATAAATAGTAATGAGGCTTTACTCGATAGCGGAGAAAAAGTTGAATTTGATGTTTTGGTAGTTGCCGTTGGTGTCATACCTAATACAGGTTTGATAAAAGATATAAACGGCAAGGTAAATCGGGGTATTGTTGTGGATGAGTTCTGTCAGACTTCCATACCGGATATATATGCAGCAGGAGACTGCTGTGAGTCCTTTGATATAACTTCAGAGCAAAACAGGGTTCTTGCATTGCTGCCGAATGCTTATATGCAGGGAGAATGTGCGGGCATCAACATGGCGGGGGGTAAAAAAGAATTCGGAAAGGCAATTCCCATGAATGCAATATCCTTCTTTGGCCTTCATATTATAACGGCGGGAAGTTACGTCGGGGAAGTTTTCAGCAAAATCAACGGGGACAATTATAAAAAATTGTTTGTAAAGGACGGACTTTTAAAAGGCTATATTATGATCGGAGATGTGGATAAGGCAGGAATTTATACAAGTTTGATAAGAGAAAAAACGCCCCTTTCCGAGATTGATTTTGAATTAATTTTCGAAAGACCCGGTTTGATGGCTTTTACAAGGAAAGAGCGCCAGAGAATGCTTGGAGGTGTTGTTAGATGA